A genome region from Arachis duranensis cultivar V14167 chromosome 8, aradu.V14167.gnm2.J7QH, whole genome shotgun sequence includes the following:
- the LOC107463228 gene encoding uncharacterized protein LOC107463228 isoform X2 translates to MRLKKGSKVEVLASTEGPCVEFRCAQIISGNGRTYSVQYECSTVTSEAGVQRIQRKAIRPCPPLIEGVESWKACDIVEVYDAGSWKVATVLKVLGRDFYLVRCLSSCKQMKVHKDGMRVRQSWINDQWIINQQDLGNSGGGKSSCNLISNSYKVMHEVQQSGTRKSQQDRSDCFSSTNASALYKPFAASSTGLKRLSPYGNSAVHAYPKKMRAVINKGPVWEALPCFQWLNMMLGLLLFTPQLIGDIYQ, encoded by the exons ATGAGATTAAAAAAGGGAAGTAAAGTGGAGGTTCTTGCCAGCACTGAGGGGCCATGTGTCGAATTTCGATGTGCTCAAATTATCTCTGGTAATGGGCGAACTTACAGCGTCCAGTACGAGTGCTCTACTGTGACAAGTGAGGCAGGTGTGCAGAGAATTCAAAGGAAGGCCATCAGACCCTGCCCCCCTCTTATTGAAGGTGTTGAGAGCTGGAAAGCTTGTGATATTGTGGAGGTTTACGATGCTGGTTCTTGGAAAGTGGCTACTGTTTTGAAGGTCCTAGGTCGGGATTTCTACCTGGTAAGGTGCTTGTCATCTTGCAAGCAGATGAAGGTTCACAAAGATGGCATGAGGGTGCGGCAATCATGGATAAATGATCAATGGATCATTAATCAACAG GATCTTGGTAATTCGGGAGGTGGGAAGTCTAGCTGCAATTTGATTTCAAACAGTTATAAGGTGATGCATGAAGTTCAACAATCTGGTACCCGAAAAAGTCAGCAAGATAGAAGTGATTGTTTCTCAAGTACAAATGCTAGTGCTCTCTACAAGCCTTTTGCAGCTTCATCTACAGGACTGAAGAGACTGTCTCCATATGGTAATTCTGCTGTTCATGCTTATCCCAAAAAGATGAGGGCTGTTATAAATAAGG GGCCAGTGTGGGAGGCTTTGCCCTGCTTCCAATGGCTAAACATGATGTTAGGTTTGCTACTTTTCACTCCGCAATTAATCGGTGACATCTACCAATAA
- the LOC107463228 gene encoding uncharacterized protein LOC107463228 isoform X3, whose product MRLKKGSKVEVLASTEGPCVEFRCAQIISGNGRTYSVQYECSTVTSEAGVQRIQRKAIRPCPPLIEGVESWKACDIVEVYDAGSWKVATVLKVLGRDFYLVRCLSSCKQMKVHKDGMRVRQSWINDQWIINQQDLGNSGGGKSSCNLISNSYKVMHEVQQSGTRKSQQDRSDCFSSTNASALYKPFAASSTGLKRLSPYGNSAVHAYPKKMRAVINKGEYERSKVVPTAQKGQCGRLCPASNG is encoded by the exons ATGAGATTAAAAAAGGGAAGTAAAGTGGAGGTTCTTGCCAGCACTGAGGGGCCATGTGTCGAATTTCGATGTGCTCAAATTATCTCTGGTAATGGGCGAACTTACAGCGTCCAGTACGAGTGCTCTACTGTGACAAGTGAGGCAGGTGTGCAGAGAATTCAAAGGAAGGCCATCAGACCCTGCCCCCCTCTTATTGAAGGTGTTGAGAGCTGGAAAGCTTGTGATATTGTGGAGGTTTACGATGCTGGTTCTTGGAAAGTGGCTACTGTTTTGAAGGTCCTAGGTCGGGATTTCTACCTGGTAAGGTGCTTGTCATCTTGCAAGCAGATGAAGGTTCACAAAGATGGCATGAGGGTGCGGCAATCATGGATAAATGATCAATGGATCATTAATCAACAG GATCTTGGTAATTCGGGAGGTGGGAAGTCTAGCTGCAATTTGATTTCAAACAGTTATAAGGTGATGCATGAAGTTCAACAATCTGGTACCCGAAAAAGTCAGCAAGATAGAAGTGATTGTTTCTCAAGTACAAATGCTAGTGCTCTCTACAAGCCTTTTGCAGCTTCATCTACAGGACTGAAGAGACTGTCTCCATATGGTAATTCTGCTGTTCATGCTTATCCCAAAAAGATGAGGGCTGTTATAAATAAGGGTGAGTATGAAAGATCCAAAGTGGTTCCGACAGCCCAAAAG GGCCAGTGTGGGAGGCTTTGCCCTGCTTCCAATGGCTAA
- the LOC107463228 gene encoding uncharacterized protein LOC107463228 isoform X1 translates to MRLKKGSKVEVLASTEGPCVEFRCAQIISGNGRTYSVQYECSTVTSEAGVQRIQRKAIRPCPPLIEGVESWKACDIVEVYDAGSWKVATVLKVLGRDFYLVRCLSSCKQMKVHKDGMRVRQSWINDQWIINQQDLGNSGGGKSSCNLISNSYKVMHEVQQSGTRKSQQDRSDCFSSTNASALYKPFAASSTGLKRLSPYGNSAVHAYPKKMRAVINKGEYERSKVVPTAQKVDVIAYPQNKMGEKCMYDSIINGTNQYCETWKKPPHVTTCYFERIAEPDYSCNDLSSVGSCSVIGSSTSRSSSNMLAGSCHDEDTLSSDAESLNVGDLDKGCPISPEEDVAEGIHRVELHAYRSTLEAIYASGSLSWEQEELLTNLRISLHISNDEHLMEIKNLASVGQNF, encoded by the exons ATGAGATTAAAAAAGGGAAGTAAAGTGGAGGTTCTTGCCAGCACTGAGGGGCCATGTGTCGAATTTCGATGTGCTCAAATTATCTCTGGTAATGGGCGAACTTACAGCGTCCAGTACGAGTGCTCTACTGTGACAAGTGAGGCAGGTGTGCAGAGAATTCAAAGGAAGGCCATCAGACCCTGCCCCCCTCTTATTGAAGGTGTTGAGAGCTGGAAAGCTTGTGATATTGTGGAGGTTTACGATGCTGGTTCTTGGAAAGTGGCTACTGTTTTGAAGGTCCTAGGTCGGGATTTCTACCTGGTAAGGTGCTTGTCATCTTGCAAGCAGATGAAGGTTCACAAAGATGGCATGAGGGTGCGGCAATCATGGATAAATGATCAATGGATCATTAATCAACAG GATCTTGGTAATTCGGGAGGTGGGAAGTCTAGCTGCAATTTGATTTCAAACAGTTATAAGGTGATGCATGAAGTTCAACAATCTGGTACCCGAAAAAGTCAGCAAGATAGAAGTGATTGTTTCTCAAGTACAAATGCTAGTGCTCTCTACAAGCCTTTTGCAGCTTCATCTACAGGACTGAAGAGACTGTCTCCATATGGTAATTCTGCTGTTCATGCTTATCCCAAAAAGATGAGGGCTGTTATAAATAAGGGTGAGTATGAAAGATCCAAAGTGGTTCCGACAGCCCAAAAGGTAGATGTTATTGCTTACCCACAAAATAAAATGGGTGAAAAATGCATGTATGATTCCATTATTAATGGTACCAACCAATATTGTGAAACATGGAAGAAACCTCCCCATGTCACAACATGTTATTTTGAAAGAATTGCGGAGCCAGATTATTCTTGTAATGATCTGAGTTCTGTTGGCAGTTGTAGTGTGATAGGTAGTAGTACAAGTAGAAGTTCCAGTAATATGTTAGCAGGTTCTTGCCATGATGAAGATACCCTTTCTAGTGACGCAGAGTCTTTAAATGTTGGAGATTTGGATAAAGGGTGTCCAATTTCTCCTGAGGAGGATGTAGCAGAAGGAATTCATAGGGTAGAGTTGCATGCCTATCGCAGTACTCTAGAGGCAATATATGCTTCTGGTTCTTTAAGTTGGGAACAAGAAGAGTTATTGACTAATCTTCGTATATCACTACATATTTCTAATGATGAACATTTGATGGAGATAAAGAACTTAGCTTCAGTTGGTCAGAATTTTTAG